A region from the Aricia agestis chromosome 12, ilAriAges1.1, whole genome shotgun sequence genome encodes:
- the LOC121732453 gene encoding pancreatic triacylglycerol lipase-like, giving the protein MSTRVLSVFIILINIIYCAANGIFGAILYSDWIKCDHTKVFNLNVDDTQVFFYDFQNNYNLTSKIDLASHVITSTYNLDTTRKLIVFVPGYKSHISRSAAEIVRTAFKDIPNIYLMILDHSEYTSSKGGRIKSYERAVLHAYYIGRALGNLLVEFRSKGILPANMQLLGHSLGAHMIGYAAETYTDRTGETISRLTGIDPAGPCFSNDFIENQLRKGLADYVEVYHCNAGGLGSTSVLADTDFFINNGRVQRECSTWLDISDSAKCSHKACLKYWAETVNNPKYYLAWACDSYEDFSGGKCSGNKVTIGGYSNPGNETGVFYISTDMYRLRKL; this is encoded by the exons ATGTCGACTCGTGTTTTGTCtgtgtttattatattaattaatattatttactgtgCTGCAAATGGTATTTTTGGAGCGATTTTGTACTCTGATTGGataaaat GTGACCACACCAAAGTTTTTAATCTCAATGTGGACGACACCCAGGTCTTCTTCTACGACTTCCAGAACAACTACAATCTAAccagcaaaatcgatttagccAGCCATGTCATTACCAGCACATACAACCTGGATACCACCAGGAAACTGATAGTCTTCGTGCCAGGGTACAAGTCTCACATCAGCAGGTCTGCTGCGGAAATCGTAAGGACAGCATTCAAAGATATTCCTAACATTTATCTCATGATTTTGGACCATTCGGAGTACACCTCCTCAAAAGGGGGCAGAATCAAGAGTTATGAACGCGCTGTTTTACATGCCTATTACATTGGCAGAGCTCTTGGCAATCTGCTGGTGGAGTTCAGAAGTAAGGGTATTCTGCCTGCCAATATGCAACTTCTCGGACACAGTTTGGGAGCCCATATGATAGGGTATGCTGCAGAAACGTATACAGACAGGACGGGGGAGACGATATCAAGGCTGACTGGTATAGATCCGGCTGGTCCATGCTTTTCCAATGATTTCATTGAAAACCAACTTCGTAAGG GTTTAGCGGACTACGTCGAGGTTTACCACTGCAACGCTGGCGGTTTGGGCTCGACCAGCGTCCTGGCCGACACGGACTTCTTCATCAACAACGGCCGCGTCCAACGCGAATGCTCCACCTGGCTGGACATATCAGACTCGGCGAAGTGTAGCCACAAAGCCTGTCTCAAGTACTGGGCGGAGACGGTCAACAATCCGAAGTATTATTTGGCCTGGGCCTGCGATTCTTACGAAGACTTCtccggcggaaagtgctcgggTAACAAAGTGACTATCGGAGGGTATTCGAACCCCGGAAACGAGACGGGAGTATTCTATATATCGACGGATATGTATCGATTGAGAAAACTGTAA